In a genomic window of Armatimonadota bacterium:
- a CDS encoding cobalamin B12-binding domain-containing protein: QRLGHEIEYLGAAVSVDDLVRAIRERDPDIVAVSYRLTPEVARELFAELARQVRAQGLDGKRYVAGGTPPVCEVAAESGLFEATFCGAEEPDAVVAYLRGEHLRRAPEDFGVTLLERLDRKAPYPLLRHHFGRPTMEETVAGARQIAQARVLDVLSIGPDQNAQEHFFRPQEMQPELSGAGGVALRTPDDLRAIYDATRTGNHPLLRIYSGTRDLVQWAQVATETIHNAWAAIPLCWYNTLDRRSDRPPQESIAENQQAIRWYAERGLPVELNEPHHWSLREAHDTLSVAMAYVAAYNAQALGVRTYVSQYMFNTPATMHAAMDLAKMLAQAAAVESLHGEGFTSIRQTRAGLMHFSTDPDIAKGQLAASTVVQLALAPRIIHVVGFCEGDHAVTAEELVESCKIADGVLRNCSVGMVDLLADPAVQARKRHLLREAQVTIAAIRALGDGAHDPLTDAKTLARAIREGVLDAPHLWGNPDAAGRLATQVIGGGIEAVDPDTGSPVNEEQRVARILGRTPAVERLFSVG, translated from the coding sequence CCAGCGCCTGGGCCACGAGATCGAGTATCTGGGCGCGGCAGTGAGCGTTGACGACCTCGTGCGCGCCATCCGCGAGCGCGACCCCGACATCGTCGCCGTCAGTTATCGCCTCACCCCCGAGGTCGCGCGCGAGTTGTTCGCCGAGCTGGCGCGGCAGGTGCGCGCGCAGGGCCTTGACGGCAAACGCTACGTCGCCGGGGGCACGCCGCCGGTGTGCGAGGTGGCGGCGGAGTCGGGGCTGTTCGAGGCCACCTTTTGCGGCGCCGAGGAACCCGACGCGGTGGTCGCCTATCTGCGCGGCGAACATCTGCGGCGTGCGCCCGAAGACTTCGGGGTCACCCTTCTGGAGCGCCTCGACCGCAAGGCCCCCTACCCGCTGCTGCGGCATCACTTCGGCCGGCCGACGATGGAGGAGACGGTGGCCGGTGCGCGGCAGATCGCGCAAGCGCGCGTGCTCGACGTCCTCTCGATCGGCCCCGACCAGAATGCCCAGGAGCACTTCTTCCGCCCCCAGGAGATGCAGCCGGAGCTCTCCGGCGCGGGCGGCGTGGCACTGCGCACGCCGGACGACCTGCGCGCCATCTACGACGCCACGCGCACCGGCAACCACCCCCTCCTGCGCATCTACTCCGGCACCCGCGACCTCGTGCAATGGGCCCAGGTGGCGACGGAAACCATTCACAACGCGTGGGCCGCCATCCCCTTGTGCTGGTACAACACCCTGGACCGGCGCTCTGATCGCCCGCCGCAGGAGTCCATCGCCGAGAACCAGCAGGCGATCCGCTGGTACGCCGAGCGCGGCCTCCCGGTCGAGCTCAACGAGCCCCATCACTGGAGCCTGCGCGAGGCGCACGACACGCTGTCGGTCGCCATGGCCTACGTCGCGGCGTACAACGCCCAGGCGCTGGGCGTGCGCACCTACGTCTCGCAGTACATGTTCAACACCCCGGCGACCATGCACGCGGCGATGGACCTGGCGAAGATGCTGGCGCAGGCGGCCGCGGTCGAGAGTCTGCACGGCGAAGGCTTCACCAGCATTCGACAAACGCGCGCGGGGCTGATGCACTTCTCCACCGATCCCGACATCGCCAAGGGACAGCTCGCCGCCTCGACCGTGGTGCAGCTCGCGCTGGCGCCGCGCATCATCCACGTCGTCGGCTTCTGCGAGGGCGATCACGCGGTGACCGCCGAGGAGCTGGTCGAGAGCTGCAAAATAGCCGACGGCGTGCTGCGCAACTGCAGCGTCGGTATGGTGGACCTGCTCGCCGACCCGGCGGTGCAGGCGCGCAAGCGGCATTTGCTGCGGGAGGCGCAGGTCACCATCGCCGCCATCCGCGCCCTGGGCGATGGCGCGCACGACCCGCTGACCGACGCCAAGACCCTGGCGCGAGCGATCCGGGAGGGGGTGCTCGACGCGCCCCACCTGTGGGGCAATCCGGACGCCGCCGGACGCCTGGCTACTCAGGTCATCGGCGGCGGCATCGAAGCGGTGGACCCCGACACCGGCAGCCCCGTCAACGAGGAGCAGCGCGTCGCGCGCATCCTGGGCCGCACGCCGGCGGTGGAGCGGCTCTTCTCCGTCGGCTAG
- the hxlA gene encoding 3-hexulose-6-phosphate synthase, with amino-acid sequence MPEQDRVILQVALDFVDLDRALRCAAEAVAGGADWIEAGTPLIKSEGLDAVRALRRKFPDRTIVADMKIMDAGRIELEAAAKAGADIVDVLGAAADSTIAECIEAARNYGNRVIVDLIGCGDPVGRARHIEQLGADYIACHTAIDVQMQGGYAFDMLKQVAQAVNIPVATAGGIHSENAADAVAAGARVIIVGGAITKSADARAATAAIRQAIDTGAKVATDLYKRATMESIREVLSRVSTANLSDALHRGGVLPGIHPITPGARMCGPAVTVRTAPGDWSKPIQALDEAREGDIVVIEAGGVGPALWGELATYSALQRRLAGVVIDGAIRDTPEIRRLGFPAFARHIMPNAGEPRGYGEIGVPIKIAGVAVRPGDWVLGDDDGVCVVPRERAAEYANRAQGVLEQENRIREEIQRGSTLGAVTHLMRWEKAG; translated from the coding sequence ATGCCTGAGCAAGATCGCGTGATTCTGCAGGTGGCGCTGGATTTCGTGGACCTCGACCGCGCGCTGCGGTGCGCGGCGGAGGCCGTCGCCGGGGGCGCGGACTGGATCGAGGCCGGCACCCCGCTGATCAAGAGCGAGGGCCTGGACGCCGTGCGCGCGCTGCGGCGCAAGTTCCCCGACCGCACGATCGTCGCCGACATGAAGATCATGGACGCCGGGCGCATCGAGCTGGAGGCGGCGGCGAAGGCGGGCGCGGATATCGTGGACGTCCTGGGCGCCGCCGCCGACTCCACCATCGCCGAGTGCATCGAGGCTGCGCGCAATTACGGCAACCGGGTGATCGTGGACCTCATCGGCTGCGGCGACCCGGTGGGGCGCGCGCGCCATATCGAGCAGCTCGGCGCCGATTACATCGCCTGCCATACCGCGATTGACGTGCAGATGCAAGGGGGGTACGCCTTCGATATGCTGAAGCAGGTCGCGCAGGCGGTGAACATTCCGGTGGCGACGGCGGGGGGTATCCACTCCGAGAACGCCGCCGATGCCGTCGCCGCCGGCGCGCGCGTCATCATCGTCGGCGGGGCCATCACCAAGTCGGCCGATGCCCGGGCCGCCACCGCGGCGATCCGCCAGGCGATTGACACCGGCGCCAAGGTCGCCACCGACCTCTACAAACGCGCGACTATGGAGAGTATCCGCGAGGTGCTGTCGAGGGTCTCGACCGCCAATCTCTCCGATGCCCTGCACCGCGGCGGCGTGCTGCCGGGGATCCACCCCATCACCCCCGGCGCGCGCATGTGCGGGCCGGCGGTGACGGTACGCACCGCCCCCGGCGACTGGTCGAAGCCCATTCAAGCGCTTGACGAGGCGCGCGAAGGCGACATCGTGGTGATCGAGGCGGGCGGCGTCGGCCCCGCCCTGTGGGGCGAGTTGGCGACCTACAGCGCGCTCCAGCGCAGGCTGGCAGGGGTGGTGATTGACGGCGCCATCCGCGATACGCCCGAGATTCGGCGACTGGGGTTCCCCGCCTTCGCGCGGCACATCATGCCCAACGCCGGCGAACCCCGAGGGTACGGCGAGATCGGCGTGCCGATCAAGATCGCGGGGGTCGCGGTGCGACCGGGGGACTGGGTGCTGGGGGACGACGACGGGGTGTGCGTGGTGCCGCGGGAGCGGGCGGCCGAGTACGCCAACCGCGCACAGGGCGTGCTCGAGCAGGAGAACCGCATTCGGGAAGAGATTCAGCGCGGCAGCACCCTGGGCGCGGTCACCCACCTCATGCGGTGGGAGAAGGCTGGGTGA
- a CDS encoding dihydropteroate synthase — protein sequence MITIVGERLNSTRRGVAAAIAARDAEFVRAEALKQTAAGADFLDVNAAARVGQEIEDLRWMIGVVQEAVETPLCIDSPSPQAIAAGLQAARGEVLINSITAERERAEQILPLVRERGARVVGLTMSEAGMPRGAGERRDLALTILDAAARFEISADRVYIDALVRPVSTESGQGREFLEGVRAIREASSEVHLICGLSNVSFGLPRRSLLNRTFLAMAMAMGLDAAIVDPLDRALMATLRAGGALLGADEFCLGYLGAHREGLLGEEA from the coding sequence GTGATTACAATCGTCGGGGAGCGACTGAATTCGACCCGCCGCGGGGTGGCGGCGGCCATCGCGGCGCGCGACGCGGAGTTCGTGCGTGCGGAGGCGCTGAAGCAGACCGCGGCTGGCGCGGATTTCCTGGATGTCAACGCAGCCGCGCGCGTGGGGCAAGAGATAGAGGACCTGCGGTGGATGATCGGGGTGGTGCAGGAGGCGGTGGAGACGCCGCTGTGCATAGACTCCCCTAGCCCCCAGGCCATCGCCGCGGGGCTGCAGGCGGCGCGCGGGGAGGTGCTGATCAACTCGATCACGGCGGAACGGGAGCGGGCGGAGCAGATCCTGCCGCTGGTGCGCGAGCGCGGCGCGCGGGTGGTGGGGCTGACGATGAGTGAGGCCGGCATGCCTCGCGGCGCGGGGGAGCGGCGCGACCTGGCGTTGACCATCCTCGATGCAGCCGCCAGGTTCGAGATATCCGCGGACCGCGTTTACATAGACGCCCTCGTGCGCCCCGTCAGTACCGAGAGCGGCCAGGGGCGGGAGTTCCTGGAGGGCGTGCGCGCCATCCGCGAGGCCAGCTCGGAGGTGCACCTCATCTGCGGGCTGAGCAACGTCTCCTTCGGCCTGCCGCGGCGAAGCCTGCTCAACCGCACCTTCCTGGCGATGGCGATGGCGATGGGGCTGGACGCGGCGATCGTGGATCCGCTCGACCGCGCCCTGATGGCGACCCTGCGCGCGGGCGGCGCGTTGCTGGGAGCGGACGAGTTTTGCCTCGGCTACCTGGGGGCCCACCGCGAGGGGCTGCTCGGGGAGGAAGCGTAG
- a CDS encoding acetate--CoA ligase family protein, with product MNRALTMLEHFFQPHSVAVIGASTDPVKVGHAVFRNMISYGFKGVVYPINPNAENLLGHKCYPSIKQVPGEVDLAVVVVPAKLVAGVMRECGEKGVDAVIIISAGFKETGPDGAQMEREIGAIAREHGMRVIGPNCLGLVVPALGVNASFAAGMPQAGHVALMSQSGALATAVMDWSLEQGVGFSKFVSFGNGVDVETIELLRAWKDDADTAVIVAYMEGLRDGAEFMQVAREVTAVKPVIVLKSGGTAAGSRAVSSHTGSLAGSERAYDAAFHQVGVIRAPSLEELFNYALAFAYQPLPQGPGAAVVTNAGGPGIMATDAVERTGVLSLAALDKQTVDRLRQKLPPASNFYNPIDVLGDADAARYGFAMESALADANVHAVVALLTPQAMTEIEQTASAIHEAARESSKPVLACMMGGEKMRRGDHFLDTHRIPSYAFPEQAVGALAAMVRYRRRLDEPAPETVEFAVTRERVAAVFAAVRAASRVNLGEIEAREVLAAYGFRVPQAELAGSAEEAVRIAEGIGYPVVMKVSSPDILHKSDIGGVRVNLTGAEQVTDTFDLIMLRARRYLPDAQLGGVLVQEMVRGGKEVILGVSRDPQFGPLVMFGLGGIYVEVLKDVAFRVAPLDRRQAQEMLHEIRAAALLGGVRGERPADAEAIIEALLRLSQLTLDFPEILELDINPLAALEPGRGAVAIDSRITIAEQQHDPATHGG from the coding sequence ATGAATCGCGCCCTTACCATGCTAGAACACTTCTTCCAACCGCATTCGGTAGCGGTCATCGGCGCTTCCACCGACCCGGTTAAGGTTGGGCACGCCGTCTTCCGCAACATGATCTCCTACGGCTTCAAGGGGGTGGTCTATCCCATCAACCCCAACGCGGAGAACCTGCTCGGCCACAAGTGCTATCCGAGCATCAAGCAGGTCCCGGGCGAGGTGGACCTGGCGGTGGTGGTGGTGCCGGCGAAGCTGGTGGCGGGGGTCATGCGCGAATGCGGGGAGAAGGGGGTAGACGCGGTCATCATCATCAGCGCCGGGTTCAAAGAGACCGGCCCCGACGGCGCGCAGATGGAGCGCGAGATCGGCGCTATCGCGCGCGAGCACGGCATGCGCGTGATCGGGCCCAACTGCCTGGGGCTGGTGGTGCCGGCGTTGGGGGTCAACGCCTCATTCGCGGCGGGCATGCCGCAGGCGGGGCACGTGGCGCTGATGTCGCAATCGGGGGCGCTGGCGACCGCGGTCATGGATTGGTCGCTGGAGCAGGGGGTCGGGTTCAGCAAGTTCGTCAGCTTCGGCAACGGCGTTGACGTCGAGACGATCGAGCTGCTGCGGGCGTGGAAGGACGACGCCGACACGGCGGTCATCGTGGCGTACATGGAGGGCCTGCGCGACGGCGCCGAGTTCATGCAGGTCGCGCGCGAGGTGACCGCGGTCAAGCCGGTGATCGTGCTCAAGTCCGGCGGCACCGCTGCCGGCTCGCGCGCGGTGTCCTCCCATACCGGGAGCCTGGCGGGTTCCGAGCGCGCCTACGACGCGGCGTTTCACCAGGTCGGAGTCATCCGCGCGCCCTCGCTGGAGGAGCTCTTCAACTACGCGCTGGCGTTCGCCTATCAGCCGCTGCCGCAGGGCCCGGGCGCCGCGGTCGTGACCAACGCCGGCGGCCCCGGCATCATGGCCACCGACGCCGTCGAGCGCACCGGCGTGCTGTCGCTGGCAGCGCTCGACAAGCAGACGGTTGACCGCCTGCGCCAGAAGCTGCCGCCCGCCTCCAACTTCTACAACCCCATAGACGTGCTCGGCGACGCGGACGCCGCGCGCTACGGCTTCGCGATGGAGAGCGCCCTCGCCGATGCCAACGTCCACGCGGTGGTGGCGCTGCTGACGCCGCAGGCGATGACCGAGATCGAGCAGACCGCGAGCGCCATCCACGAAGCGGCGCGGGAGTCGTCGAAGCCGGTGCTGGCGTGCATGATGGGCGGAGAGAAGATGCGCCGGGGCGACCATTTTCTAGACACCCATCGCATCCCCTCGTACGCCTTCCCGGAGCAGGCGGTGGGGGCGCTGGCGGCGATGGTGCGCTACCGGCGCCGGCTCGACGAGCCGGCGCCGGAGACGGTCGAGTTCGCGGTCACGCGCGAGCGGGTGGCGGCGGTGTTCGCGGCGGTGCGCGCGGCGTCGCGAGTCAACCTGGGAGAGATCGAGGCGCGCGAGGTGTTGGCGGCCTACGGGTTCCGCGTGCCGCAGGCGGAGCTGGCGGGCTCGGCGGAGGAGGCGGTGCGCATCGCCGAGGGCATCGGCTACCCGGTGGTGATGAAGGTCTCGTCGCCGGACATCCTGCACAAGTCCGACATCGGCGGGGTGCGGGTCAACCTCACCGGCGCGGAGCAGGTGACCGACACCTTCGACCTCATCATGCTGCGCGCACGGCGCTACCTGCCCGACGCGCAGTTGGGGGGGGTGCTGGTGCAAGAGATGGTGCGCGGGGGCAAAGAGGTTATCCTCGGCGTCAGCCGCGATCCGCAGTTCGGGCCGCTGGTCATGTTCGGCTTGGGCGGCATCTACGTCGAAGTGCTGAAGGATGTCGCCTTCCGCGTCGCCCCGCTCGACCGCCGGCAGGCGCAGGAGATGCTGCACGAGATTCGCGCCGCGGCGCTGCTGGGGGGAGTGCGCGGGGAGCGACCGGCCGACGCGGAGGCGATTATCGAGGCGCTGCTGCGCCTGTCGCAGTTGACCCTCGATTTTCCCGAGATCCTGGAGCTCGACATCAATCCCTTGGCGGCGCTTGAGCCGGGGCGCGGCGCCGTCGCTATAGACTCCCGCATTACCATCGCGGAGCAGCAGCACGACCCCGCGACTCACGGAGGCTAG